One Oryzomonas sagensis DNA segment encodes these proteins:
- a CDS encoding helix-turn-helix domain-containing protein, which translates to MTDIKAQIKEFRIGQKIRGLRQQKRLTLQELSDLTTLSKPLLSQIENEQVVPPLATLLKIAKGLKVGIHFFFEDESNRQRYVMTKREALPGFEAVQRPIINDVSRPYVYHSLAQGMRHKHMEPFLVEFDACSWDERLFFKHEGDEEFLYIVAGELDLHYNNEVIRLRAGDSIYYDSSQPHGWVAVGEEKAKAVAVLYTKD; encoded by the coding sequence ATGACCGACATCAAGGCGCAGATCAAAGAATTCCGCATCGGCCAGAAGATCAGGGGGCTCCGCCAGCAGAAGCGGTTGACCCTCCAGGAACTGTCCGACCTGACAACCCTTTCCAAGCCGCTCCTGTCGCAGATCGAGAACGAGCAGGTCGTTCCCCCTCTGGCAACGCTGCTCAAGATCGCCAAGGGGTTGAAGGTCGGCATCCATTTTTTCTTCGAGGACGAGAGCAACCGGCAGCGATACGTCATGACCAAACGGGAGGCGCTCCCGGGGTTCGAAGCGGTTCAGCGGCCGATCATCAACGACGTTTCACGCCCCTATGTCTACCATTCCCTGGCCCAGGGGATGCGGCACAAGCACATGGAACCGTTTTTGGTGGAGTTCGACGCCTGTTCCTGGGATGAGCGGCTTTTCTTCAAGCACGAGGGGGATGAGGAGTTTCTCTACATCGTCGCCGGGGAACTGGATCTCCACTACAACAACGAGGTCATCCGCCTGCGCGCCGGCGACAGCATCTATTACGACTCCAGCCAGCCCCATGGCTGGGTTGCCGTGGGCGAAGAAAAGGCCAAGGCGGTGGCGGTGCTGTACACGAAGGATTGA
- a CDS encoding glycosyltransferase family 39 protein: MKDLKAYFFPRHYPAPRDILILMILFGGAFFLFLGNAGLIEPDEGRYAEVPREMLERGDFVTPMLNYVAYFEKPPLHYWLNALSFKLFGLNEFAARFAGALAGLLTVLLVYHTGRKLFGRREGLLSAFILGTSTGFIAQSRINLTDMTLTVCLSAALCCFIIAADDQERHKGRYYYALYLFAALAVLAKGLVGLLFPAGIIVLYLATTRRWHLLKEMRLPGGSALFLAVAAPWFVLVSARNPAFARFFFIHEHLERFLTTVHDRYQPFWFFIPILLLTMFPWSLYGARAIARAWGERRSRNGERLLFLLLWAAFIFLFFSASHSKLIPYILPVFPALALLTGKMFSDLMDAEEQRQTFGPEKAILGTLLAVMAVLAIIYPHVRELAPILTGSGLVRPGGSLVTKPPLLSPLGGVVVACLALSMGAAVWLAGRKRSLLILFAGLCLGSYFLETMGLQLFLEGIEFKKSSKELALLGRQATSHGGCLASFGYEQSLPFYAGKRVVVVGGRGELEFGSRQGDQTAWFVEETDFLRLWQGEQPVAALLKRADYERIAPRLVPAPVVLGTKGKKMLICNRSAAGGALPPGTQSAFVKGRSADDEGAAGNAR; this comes from the coding sequence ATGAAAGATCTCAAGGCCTATTTTTTCCCCCGCCACTATCCGGCGCCGCGCGACATACTGATACTGATGATCCTGTTCGGGGGGGCCTTCTTTCTCTTCCTCGGCAATGCCGGGTTGATCGAGCCGGACGAGGGGCGTTATGCGGAAGTCCCCCGGGAGATGCTGGAGCGGGGCGATTTCGTCACCCCGATGCTCAACTATGTCGCGTATTTCGAAAAGCCTCCCCTGCACTACTGGCTGAACGCCCTTTCGTTCAAACTCTTCGGGCTGAACGAATTCGCCGCCCGGTTTGCCGGTGCGCTGGCGGGTCTTTTGACCGTGCTGCTGGTCTATCATACCGGCCGCAAACTGTTCGGCAGACGCGAGGGGCTGCTCTCCGCCTTCATCCTGGGCACCTCTACCGGGTTCATCGCCCAGTCCCGCATCAATCTGACCGACATGACGTTGACCGTGTGCCTGTCGGCGGCCCTGTGCTGCTTCATCATCGCCGCCGATGACCAGGAACGGCATAAAGGGCGCTACTACTATGCACTGTACCTCTTCGCGGCCCTGGCCGTGCTCGCCAAGGGGCTGGTCGGGCTGCTCTTCCCCGCAGGCATCATCGTCCTCTACCTGGCAACGACCCGGCGCTGGCATCTGCTGAAGGAAATGCGCCTCCCCGGCGGCAGCGCGCTTTTCCTGGCAGTGGCGGCCCCCTGGTTCGTGCTGGTCTCGGCGCGCAACCCGGCATTCGCCCGTTTTTTCTTTATCCACGAGCACCTGGAACGTTTCCTCACCACGGTCCACGACCGTTATCAGCCGTTCTGGTTCTTTATCCCCATCCTGCTCCTGACCATGTTTCCCTGGTCGTTATACGGCGCTCGGGCCATTGCGCGGGCCTGGGGCGAACGGCGCAGCCGGAACGGAGAGCGTCTGCTGTTCCTGCTCCTCTGGGCCGCCTTCATCTTCCTCTTCTTTTCCGCGTCCCACTCCAAGCTGATCCCGTATATCCTTCCCGTGTTTCCGGCCCTGGCCCTCCTGACCGGAAAGATGTTCTCCGACCTGATGGACGCGGAGGAACAGCGGCAGACGTTTGGGCCGGAAAAGGCCATTCTGGGAACGCTTTTGGCAGTAATGGCCGTGCTGGCCATTATCTACCCGCACGTACGGGAGCTTGCCCCGATTCTGACCGGTTCCGGCCTGGTGCGCCCCGGCGGGTCGCTGGTGACGAAACCGCCCCTCCTGTCGCCCCTGGGGGGCGTTGTCGTCGCCTGCCTGGCATTGTCCATGGGGGCGGCGGTCTGGCTGGCCGGCCGGAAAAGGAGCCTGCTGATCCTGTTCGCCGGGCTCTGCCTCGGTTCGTACTTTTTGGAGACCATGGGGCTGCAACTGTTCCTTGAGGGGATCGAGTTCAAAAAGTCTTCGAAGGAGCTCGCCCTGCTGGGGCGGCAGGCCACCTCCCATGGCGGCTGCCTGGCCTCATTCGGTTACGAACAGTCGTTGCCGTTTTATGCCGGGAAGCGGGTGGTGGTCGTGGGAGGCAGGGGAGAGTTGGAGTTCGGGAGCAGGCAGGGGGACCAGACGGCCTGGTTTGTCGAGGAAACCGATTTCCTGCGGTTGTGGCAGGGGGAGCAGCCGGTTGCCGCTTTGCTCAAGCGGGCCGACTACGAGCGGATTGCCCCCCGGCTCGTCCCCGCACCCGTCGTCTTGGGGACCAAGGGCAAAAAGATGCTGATCTGCAACCGGAGCGCGGCAGGAGGTGCGTTGCCGCCGGGTACGCAGAGCGCGTTCGTGAAGGGGCGGTCGGCTGACGACGAGGGAGCGGCGGGAAACGCTCGTTGA
- the adeC gene encoding AdeC/AdeK/OprM family multidrug efflux complex outer membrane factor, with product MRDIKRITTSLCLPLGVLVCLAGCSTMAPTYTRPESPAPTAWPSGPAYKNSAAKPGERAAADIPWKDFFQDENLRKVIELALANNRDLRVATLTIEKYQAMYQIQRAELFPTVNATGSGTVQRYPASVSSSGNASITRAYSANLGFSSYELDFFGRVRSLKDQALEQYLATEQARISSQISLVAQVASSYLTLAADRERLQLVTDTLASQQASYDLTKRRYELGASSELDLRQAQTSVDTARADMAKYTSQVAQDENGLTLLVGSPVPAELLPSKLGTTAMLKEIGPGLPSEVLQRRPDILQAESLLKGANANIGAARAAFFPRISLTASAGTTSDQLANLFAPGSAAWAFAPQISLPIFDGGANRANLNVAKVDRQIYVAQYEKAIQTAFQEVANALAERGTLGDQLAAQQSLVEATTVSYNLSEARYRNGVDSYLVVLDSQRSQYAARQNLISVSLSRLTNLVTLYKVLGGGGI from the coding sequence ATGAGAGATATCAAACGCATAACCACATCCCTGTGCCTCCCGTTGGGGGTGCTCGTCTGCCTGGCCGGCTGCTCGACCATGGCGCCCACCTATACGCGTCCCGAATCTCCCGCCCCGACCGCATGGCCGAGCGGTCCGGCCTACAAGAACAGCGCGGCCAAACCGGGCGAGCGGGCGGCTGCCGATATCCCTTGGAAGGATTTCTTCCAGGACGAGAACCTGAGGAAGGTCATCGAGCTGGCGCTGGCCAATAATCGCGATCTGCGGGTGGCCACGCTCACCATCGAGAAATACCAGGCCATGTACCAGATCCAGCGGGCCGAACTCTTCCCGACGGTCAACGCCACCGGCAGCGGCACGGTCCAGCGCTACCCGGCAAGCGTCTCGAGCAGCGGAAATGCCTCTATTACCCGCGCATACAGCGCCAATCTGGGCTTCAGCTCCTATGAGCTGGACTTCTTCGGACGGGTGCGGAGTCTCAAGGACCAGGCGCTGGAGCAATACCTGGCCACGGAACAGGCACGGATCAGCAGCCAGATCTCCCTGGTGGCCCAGGTCGCCAGCAGTTACCTGACCCTTGCCGCGGACCGGGAACGCCTGCAACTCGTCACGGATACGCTTGCCAGCCAGCAGGCCTCCTACGACCTGACCAAGCGCCGTTACGAGCTGGGGGCATCATCGGAACTCGACCTGCGCCAGGCCCAGACCAGTGTCGACACGGCACGGGCGGACATGGCAAAATACACCTCCCAGGTGGCCCAGGACGAGAACGGCCTGACGCTGCTGGTCGGTTCCCCGGTCCCGGCGGAGTTGCTCCCGTCCAAGCTCGGCACGACGGCCATGCTGAAGGAGATCGGTCCGGGGCTCCCGTCGGAGGTGCTGCAACGCCGCCCCGACATCCTCCAGGCCGAAAGCCTGCTCAAGGGGGCCAACGCCAATATCGGGGCTGCCCGCGCCGCCTTTTTCCCGCGCATCTCCCTGACCGCCTCTGCCGGCACCACCAGCGATCAGCTTGCCAACCTCTTCGCGCCAGGTTCGGCGGCCTGGGCTTTTGCTCCCCAGATCTCCCTGCCGATCTTCGATGGCGGGGCAAACCGAGCCAATCTTAACGTGGCCAAGGTGGACCGGCAGATCTACGTGGCCCAGTATGAAAAGGCGATCCAGACCGCTTTCCAAGAGGTCGCCAACGCCCTCGCGGAGCGCGGAACCCTGGGCGACCAGTTGGCGGCCCAACAGTCGCTGGTCGAGGCGACTACCGTGAGTTACAACCTGTCCGAGGCGCGTTACCGCAACGGGGTCGATAGTTACCTGGTTGTGCTGGACTCCCAGCGTTCCCAGTACGCGGCCCGGCAGAATCTGATCAGTGTCAGCCTTTCGCGGCTGACGAACCTGGTGACGCTCTACAAGGTGCTTGGCGGCGGGGGCATATAG
- a CDS encoding efflux RND transporter permease subunit, which produces MPRFFINRPIFAWVIAIMIMLAGLLAIKTLPVSQYPPIAPPQITINATYPGASAQTVQDTVTQVVEQKLNGIDNLIYMASTSDSAGSVSINLTFKAGTDPNIAQVQVQNKLQLATPLLPQVVQKQGISVVKSTKNYLILVGLVSEDGSMDRFGLTDYLVANVQDIVSRLEGVGELQVFGSQNAMRIWLNPTKLNNYKLTSTDVSNAVTAQNAQVSAGQFGGTPAMQGQQLNATITARTLLQTPEQFGEIILRTNSDGSTVKLKDVAECKIGTESYDINGFYKGKPVGMMAIRLAAGANALDTATRIKAKMTELSKFFPAGVKVAYPYDTTPFVKISIEEVVKTLFEAVFLVFIIMFVFLQNIRATLIPTIAVPVVLLGTFGVLSACGFSINTLTMFALVIVIGLLVDDAIVVVENVERIMSEEGLPPKEATIKSMGQITGALWGIVTVLTAVFTPMAFFGGSTGVIYRQFSITIVSAMILSVVLAMTLTPALCATLLKPVAKGHVPGESGWFKTPFHLFNNWFDRRREQYEGLVGRSFGKPLRYLMVYGAIVACMAFLFLRLPTAFLPDEDQGFLICQIQLPAGATEERTIQVIHQLEKHFNEQEQKTVESVVTVAGISFAGRGQNMGLAFVKLKDWKLRQSPELKAPAIAARAMGAFSKIKDGLVFAISPPAVIELGQANGFDFMLQDRSGVGHEKLMEARNQLLGMAAKNPKLMAVRPNGQDDSPQFKLDIDDVRAGAQGIALADVNSVLATAWGSSYVNDFIENGRVKKVYLQSDAKYRMVPEDINTWYVTNKNGDMVPFSSFATARWQYGSPRLERYNGISSVEIQGQAATGVSTGEAMAEMEKMAAQLPPGIGYEWTGLSYEEKQAGAQAPALYAISLIVVFLSVAALYESWTIPFVNLLMLPLGLVGAVTAVTLRVLPNDIYLQIGLLTTVGLSTKNAILIIQFIKSEMHQGLGLVEATLAAVKIRLRPVLMTSLAFFFGTLPLALTKGAGAGAQNAIGTAVTGGLLSATFIDLIFIPFFFVLVSRLFGKKQNHQLPPAEPDVAVKPSEVN; this is translated from the coding sequence ATGCCTCGTTTTTTCATCAATCGCCCGATCTTTGCCTGGGTGATCGCCATCATGATCATGCTGGCGGGTCTTCTGGCGATCAAGACATTGCCGGTCTCCCAGTATCCGCCGATTGCGCCGCCCCAGATCACCATCAACGCCACGTATCCGGGGGCCTCGGCCCAGACGGTGCAGGATACGGTTACCCAGGTCGTCGAACAGAAACTCAACGGCATCGACAACCTGATTTATATGGCGTCCACCAGCGATTCCGCCGGCTCCGTCTCCATCAACCTGACCTTCAAGGCCGGGACCGACCCGAATATTGCCCAGGTGCAGGTACAGAACAAGCTGCAACTGGCCACCCCGCTATTGCCCCAGGTCGTGCAGAAACAGGGGATTTCGGTGGTGAAGTCCACAAAGAACTACCTGATATTGGTTGGCCTCGTCTCGGAAGACGGTTCCATGGACCGCTTCGGCCTGACCGACTACCTGGTGGCCAACGTGCAGGACATCGTCAGCCGGCTCGAAGGGGTGGGCGAGCTACAGGTGTTCGGTTCCCAGAACGCCATGCGCATCTGGCTGAATCCGACCAAGCTGAACAACTACAAGCTGACTTCCACTGATGTGAGCAACGCGGTCACGGCCCAGAACGCCCAGGTCTCGGCCGGTCAGTTCGGCGGCACCCCCGCTATGCAGGGACAACAATTAAACGCCACCATCACCGCCCGGACCCTGCTCCAGACGCCGGAGCAGTTCGGGGAGATCATCCTGCGCACCAACAGCGACGGCTCCACGGTCAAGCTGAAGGATGTGGCCGAGTGCAAGATCGGCACGGAAAGCTATGATATCAACGGTTTCTACAAAGGGAAACCGGTGGGGATGATGGCCATCAGGCTGGCTGCCGGCGCCAACGCGCTGGATACCGCCACCAGGATCAAGGCGAAGATGACGGAGTTGTCCAAGTTCTTCCCTGCCGGCGTCAAGGTGGCGTACCCCTACGACACCACCCCCTTTGTGAAGATCTCCATCGAAGAGGTGGTCAAGACCTTGTTTGAGGCGGTCTTCCTGGTCTTTATCATCATGTTCGTGTTCCTGCAGAACATCCGGGCGACGCTGATCCCCACCATCGCGGTGCCGGTGGTGCTCCTGGGCACCTTCGGGGTCTTGTCGGCCTGCGGGTTCTCCATCAACACCCTCACCATGTTCGCCCTGGTCATTGTCATCGGCCTCCTGGTTGATGACGCCATCGTCGTGGTCGAGAACGTGGAACGCATCATGAGCGAAGAGGGGTTGCCTCCTAAGGAGGCGACCATCAAGTCCATGGGGCAGATCACCGGCGCCCTTTGGGGGATCGTCACCGTGTTGACGGCGGTCTTTACGCCCATGGCCTTTTTCGGCGGCTCCACCGGCGTCATCTACCGCCAGTTTTCCATTACCATCGTCTCCGCCATGATCCTCTCGGTCGTGCTGGCCATGACCCTCACCCCGGCCCTCTGCGCCACCCTGCTCAAGCCGGTGGCGAAGGGGCATGTCCCAGGCGAATCGGGCTGGTTCAAAACGCCCTTCCATCTGTTCAACAACTGGTTTGACCGCCGCAGGGAGCAGTACGAGGGGCTCGTCGGCCGTTCCTTCGGCAAGCCGCTGCGCTATCTGATGGTGTACGGTGCCATCGTCGCGTGCATGGCCTTCCTCTTCCTCCGTCTGCCAACCGCGTTCCTGCCGGATGAGGACCAAGGATTTCTCATTTGCCAGATCCAGTTGCCGGCAGGGGCTACGGAAGAACGGACCATCCAGGTCATACATCAGCTGGAAAAGCACTTTAATGAACAGGAACAAAAGACCGTGGAATCGGTAGTTACGGTGGCGGGTATCAGCTTTGCCGGTCGCGGCCAGAATATGGGCCTTGCCTTTGTGAAGCTTAAGGACTGGAAGCTTCGCCAGTCCCCTGAGCTGAAGGCGCCGGCTATTGCCGCGCGAGCCATGGGGGCTTTCTCCAAGATCAAGGACGGCCTGGTTTTTGCCATTTCCCCCCCCGCGGTAATTGAACTGGGGCAGGCCAACGGTTTTGACTTCATGCTCCAGGACCGTAGCGGGGTTGGGCACGAAAAACTGATGGAGGCACGTAACCAGCTTTTGGGCATGGCCGCGAAGAATCCGAAACTGATGGCGGTGCGCCCCAACGGCCAGGACGACTCTCCCCAGTTCAAGCTGGATATCGATGACGTGAGGGCCGGGGCCCAAGGGATTGCCCTGGCGGATGTCAACAGTGTCCTGGCCACTGCCTGGGGTAGTTCCTACGTGAACGACTTCATTGAAAACGGACGGGTCAAGAAGGTCTATCTCCAGTCCGATGCCAAGTACCGCATGGTGCCTGAGGATATCAACACCTGGTATGTCACCAACAAAAACGGTGACATGGTGCCGTTCTCGTCCTTTGCCACCGCTCGCTGGCAGTACGGCTCGCCACGCCTGGAACGGTATAACGGCATTTCCTCCGTGGAGATTCAGGGACAGGCTGCAACCGGGGTAAGTACGGGTGAAGCCATGGCCGAGATGGAGAAGATGGCCGCCCAATTGCCCCCGGGGATCGGCTATGAGTGGACCGGTCTCTCCTACGAGGAGAAGCAGGCGGGTGCCCAGGCACCGGCGCTCTACGCCATCTCGCTGATCGTGGTGTTTCTCAGCGTGGCGGCGTTGTATGAGAGCTGGACCATCCCGTTCGTCAACCTGTTGATGCTGCCGCTCGGCCTGGTGGGTGCGGTTACGGCGGTTACCCTGCGGGTGCTCCCCAACGATATCTACCTCCAGATCGGCCTGCTCACCACCGTGGGGCTTTCAACGAAGAACGCCATCCTGATCATCCAGTTTATCAAGAGCGAGATGCATCAGGGGCTGGGACTGGTCGAGGCCACCCTGGCGGCGGTGAAGATCCGGCTCAGGCCGGTCCTCATGACGTCGCTGGCGTTCTTCTTCGGTACCTTGCCGCTGGCCCTTACCAAGGGAGCGGGGGCCGGGGCCCAGAACGCCATCGGCACCGCCGTCACCGGCGGCCTTCTTTCGGCAACCTTCATCGACCTGATCTTTATTCCGTTTTTCTTTGTCCTGGTTTCCCGCCTGTTCGGGAAGAAGCAGAACCACCAGCTCCCCCCCGCAGAACCGGACGTTGCCGTCAAACCTTCGGAGGTGAACTGA
- a CDS encoding efflux RND transporter periplasmic adaptor subunit, whose translation MQNNVRIMLITLMGVFVGGLLLTGCGKKQTADGAAPKAGPPEVGVVVIQPQRVALTTEVPGRTSPHLIAEVRPQVNGIIQKRVFTEGSDVKAGQVLYQIDPATYQATYASAKAALARAEASLASVRLKAGRYKELVKIKAVSQQDYDDAYAALKQGEADVASAKAAVETARINLAYTKVTAPISGRIGRSSVTDGALVTANQATALATVQQLSSMYVDVTQSSAELLRLKQSLASGILKSNAATQARVKLILEDGSAYPLPGALKFSEVTVDQSTGSVTLRAVFPNPKQALLPGMFVRAILEEGVNENAILVPQRGVTRNQKGEATVMVVGAEEKVEQRVIKVARTVGENWLVSDGLKAGDRVILEGLQKARPGTPVKAVPFGSQPAAGASPAAATQPAAAKK comes from the coding sequence ATGCAAAACAATGTAAGAATCATGCTGATTACCCTCATGGGGGTATTTGTTGGCGGGCTGCTGCTGACGGGCTGCGGGAAAAAGCAGACTGCCGACGGAGCGGCGCCGAAGGCCGGTCCCCCCGAAGTGGGGGTGGTGGTTATTCAGCCGCAGCGCGTTGCCCTGACGACGGAAGTGCCGGGACGTACCTCGCCCCACCTGATTGCCGAAGTCCGCCCCCAGGTCAACGGCATCATCCAGAAGCGGGTTTTCACCGAAGGAAGCGATGTCAAGGCAGGCCAGGTACTCTACCAGATTGATCCGGCAACCTATCAGGCGACCTACGCCAGCGCCAAGGCGGCGCTTGCCAGGGCGGAAGCCAGTCTGGCGAGCGTCCGGCTGAAAGCGGGGCGCTATAAGGAGTTGGTGAAGATCAAGGCGGTCAGCCAGCAGGACTACGATGACGCCTACGCCGCGCTCAAGCAGGGCGAGGCCGATGTGGCCTCCGCCAAGGCCGCGGTGGAAACCGCCCGCATCAATCTGGCCTATACCAAGGTAACGGCCCCCATCTCCGGGCGGATCGGCCGCTCCAGCGTGACCGACGGGGCGTTGGTGACCGCAAACCAGGCTACGGCCCTGGCCACCGTCCAGCAGTTGAGCTCCATGTATGTGGATGTCACCCAGTCCAGCGCCGAACTGCTGCGTCTGAAGCAGAGCCTGGCCAGCGGCATTCTGAAAAGCAATGCGGCAACCCAGGCCCGGGTCAAGCTGATATTGGAGGACGGCAGCGCCTATCCGTTGCCGGGCGCCCTGAAGTTTTCCGAGGTTACCGTGGACCAGAGCACCGGTTCCGTGACCCTGCGGGCGGTCTTCCCGAACCCGAAACAGGCCCTGTTGCCGGGTATGTTCGTCCGCGCCATTCTGGAGGAGGGGGTTAATGAGAACGCCATCCTGGTCCCGCAGCGCGGCGTGACCCGCAACCAGAAGGGGGAAGCCACGGTCATGGTGGTAGGGGCGGAGGAAAAGGTGGAGCAGCGGGTCATCAAGGTTGCCCGGACCGTCGGCGAGAACTGGCTGGTCAGCGACGGCCTCAAGGCGGGTGACCGCGTGATTCTGGAAGGGTTGCAGAAGGCGCGTCCGGGAACGCCGGTCAAGGCCGTTCCCTTCGGCAGCCAGCCTGCCGCAGGGGCCTCTCCTGCCGCAGCAACTCAGCCCGCCGCAGCAAAAAAATAA
- a CDS encoding TetR/AcrR family transcriptional regulator, with protein sequence MSCKRDDIFNAARKLIAECGFHGASVSLIADRAGVGAGTIYLYFKSKDILINELYRDIEKRVSAFILKGYPETGPIRERFIHLGTRLITYFIANPLDFRYGEQFYNSPYGTAFRRDRIMGEPGKRTVYNDLFEQGVAQQVLKDLPFFVIDSLAFGPLLAVMRDHILGFITLDKPLIEEVVAASWDSVRR encoded by the coding sequence ATGTCCTGCAAGCGCGACGACATTTTTAATGCAGCACGTAAACTTATCGCCGAGTGCGGCTTCCATGGGGCTTCGGTTTCCCTGATCGCCGACCGGGCCGGGGTCGGCGCCGGTACGATCTATCTCTACTTCAAGAGCAAGGATATCCTCATCAACGAGCTTTACCGGGATATCGAGAAGCGGGTATCGGCCTTCATCCTCAAGGGCTATCCGGAAACAGGACCGATCAGGGAGCGGTTCATCCATCTCGGAACGCGTCTCATCACCTACTTCATCGCCAACCCCCTTGATTTCCGCTATGGGGAGCAATTTTACAACTCCCCGTACGGCACGGCCTTTCGCAGGGACAGAATCATGGGTGAGCCGGGCAAGCGCACGGTGTATAACGACCTGTTCGAACAGGGCGTTGCCCAGCAGGTCTTGAAGGATCTGCCGTTTTTTGTCATAGATTCCCTGGCGTTTGGCCCGCTGCTCGCGGTGATGCGGGACCATATCCTCGGGTTCATCACCCTGGACAAACCTCTCATAGAGGAGGTCGTTGCGGCAAGTTGGGATTCCGTACGGCGATAA
- a CDS encoding M48 family metallopeptidase — translation MKLALFILFALVTAFTYWLRHINLRHLKQYGSAVPEEFAGSIDEDKLRASTAYTLDSSRLGLWESLFDNGLLLLFLFGGLVVVYDRFVMGLCGGVITSAIIYFLLLAWIQTLLGLPFDLYGTFRIEARYGFNTTTPKLWLMDLFKSQAIGALLLAFLVAVAFWLIQWSPGHWWIWVWAFMALFSLFMMFLSPYVIEPLFNKFEPVTEEGLEAEIRVMMGKAGLKVGRVMQMDASRRSKHSNAYFTGIGKVKRIVLFDTLIEQMTHGEIVAVLAHEIGHWKKGHIWKRLVTAELLALGGAWISFKLLTWPALPGLLGIEGDLSLPSRMVILGFIGSLVLFPVTPFSAWRSRCHEREADRFATDLTGRPQDLASALVKLSVENLSNLFPHPWYAAFYYSHPPAVERVRALRNAISATGKGDPSP, via the coding sequence ATGAAATTGGCCCTGTTCATCCTGTTTGCCCTGGTCACCGCTTTCACCTACTGGCTGCGCCACATCAATCTGCGCCACCTGAAGCAATACGGCTCGGCCGTGCCCGAGGAGTTCGCGGGGAGCATCGACGAGGACAAACTGCGCGCAAGCACCGCCTATACCCTGGACAGCAGCCGGCTCGGGCTGTGGGAGTCGCTGTTCGACAATGGGCTTTTGCTCCTGTTCCTGTTCGGCGGGCTGGTCGTGGTGTATGACCGGTTTGTCATGGGGCTCTGCGGGGGCGTCATCACTTCGGCCATCATCTATTTCCTTCTCCTTGCCTGGATACAGACCCTGCTGGGCCTCCCCTTCGATCTGTACGGCACCTTCCGCATCGAGGCCCGTTACGGCTTCAACACGACCACGCCGAAGCTGTGGCTCATGGATCTTTTCAAATCCCAGGCCATCGGAGCCCTCTTGCTGGCCTTCCTGGTCGCCGTGGCCTTCTGGTTGATCCAATGGAGCCCCGGCCACTGGTGGATCTGGGTGTGGGCCTTCATGGCGTTGTTCAGCCTGTTCATGATGTTTCTCTCCCCCTATGTGATTGAGCCGCTTTTCAACAAGTTCGAGCCGGTTACGGAGGAGGGGCTGGAGGCGGAGATTCGCGTCATGATGGGGAAGGCGGGCCTGAAAGTGGGGCGGGTGATGCAGATGGACGCCTCCCGGCGCAGCAAGCATTCCAATGCCTACTTTACCGGCATCGGCAAGGTCAAGCGCATCGTGCTGTTCGATACCCTCATCGAGCAGATGACCCACGGCGAGATCGTGGCGGTGCTGGCCCACGAAATCGGCCACTGGAAGAAGGGGCATATCTGGAAACGGCTGGTGACCGCCGAACTGCTGGCCCTTGGCGGGGCCTGGATCAGTTTCAAACTGCTCACCTGGCCCGCCCTGCCCGGCCTCTTGGGGATTGAGGGTGACCTCTCCCTTCCGTCCCGGATGGTCATCTTAGGCTTTATCGGCTCGTTGGTGTTGTTCCCCGTGACGCCGTTTTCGGCGTGGCGCTCCCGTTGCCACGAACGGGAAGCGGACCGCTTCGCCACCGACCTGACCGGCCGCCCCCAGGATCTGGCCTCGGCCCTGGTTAAGCTGTCGGTCGAGAACCTCTCCAATCTGTTCCCCCATCCCTGGTATGCCGCTTTCTATTATTCCCATCCGCCAGCCGTGGAGAGGGTCCGGGCGCTACGGAATGCAATCTCTGCCACCGGCAAGGGGGACCCGTCCCCCTGA
- the elbB gene encoding isoprenoid biosynthesis glyoxalase ElbB — MKKIGVVLSGCGVRDGSEIHEAVFALLAIDRNGAEAVCMAPNADYPETNHLTMQETGNKRNALVEAARIARGNIRDISEVQAADLDAVVLPGGFGAVKNLCDFAVKGAGATVHPEVARLLREMATAGKPIGAICIAPAVVAMVLGKDRAPTLTIGNDAGTAAEMEKTGARHQECPVTEFVVDRANKIVSTPAYMLAHRISEAYEGIDKCVKEVIALL; from the coding sequence ATGAAAAAGATCGGCGTGGTGCTTTCGGGGTGCGGAGTGCGCGACGGCAGCGAGATTCACGAGGCGGTCTTTGCCCTCCTGGCGATCGACCGGAACGGAGCCGAGGCGGTCTGCATGGCGCCCAATGCCGATTACCCCGAGACCAACCATCTGACCATGCAGGAAACCGGGAACAAGCGCAACGCACTGGTCGAGGCCGCCCGCATTGCCCGCGGTAATATCCGTGATATCAGTGAGGTGCAAGCGGCCGATCTGGACGCCGTCGTCCTCCCCGGCGGATTCGGGGCGGTGAAAAACCTCTGCGATTTTGCCGTCAAGGGGGCCGGCGCCACGGTTCATCCCGAGGTGGCACGTCTGCTCCGGGAGATGGCGACGGCCGGCAAACCGATCGGCGCCATCTGCATCGCCCCGGCCGTTGTGGCGATGGTGCTGGGCAAGGACAGGGCGCCGACCCTGACCATCGGCAATGATGCGGGCACGGCGGCCGAGATGGAAAAGACCGGCGCCCGGCATCAGGAGTGCCCGGTCACCGAATTCGTCGTGGACCGCGCGAACAAGATCGTGTCCACTCCGGCCTACATGCTGGCGCACCGTATCTCGGAGGCGTACGAGGGGATCGACAAATGCGTGAAGGAAGTGATTGCATTGCTATGA